In a single window of the Paenibacillus sp. MMS20-IR301 genome:
- a CDS encoding ATP-binding cassette domain-containing protein — MSKNLIEVEGLKKYFNVGKGRVLKAVDNINFTIREGETLGMVGESGCGKTTAGRTVLRLYEPTAGSVKYNGTDIYKLPPGKMKAMRRDMQMIFQDPYASLNPRFTVSDIIGEALDIHGLAGSRLERKKRIEELLDMVGLNHDHATRYPHEFSGGQRQRIGIARSLAVNPKFIVCDEPISALDVSIQAQVVNLLKELQDRLGLTYLFIAHDLSMVKHISDRVAVMYLGKMVELAESEELYANPIHPYTKSLLSAIPEPDPEVEANKKRIHLHDELGSPIYAANEKTNDSDYELVEVSKGHFVAKQFA, encoded by the coding sequence TTGAGTAAGAATCTGATTGAAGTAGAGGGTCTTAAGAAATATTTCAATGTGGGTAAGGGAAGAGTTCTTAAGGCGGTTGATAATATTAATTTCACGATTCGTGAAGGCGAAACCCTGGGTATGGTAGGGGAGTCCGGTTGCGGTAAAACTACTGCCGGCCGTACGGTTCTGCGTTTGTATGAGCCGACTGCCGGAAGCGTGAAATACAATGGTACGGATATCTACAAATTGCCTCCGGGCAAAATGAAGGCTATGCGCCGTGATATGCAAATGATCTTCCAGGATCCGTATGCCTCGCTGAACCCGCGGTTTACGGTATCTGATATCATTGGTGAAGCGCTGGACATTCACGGCCTGGCCGGAAGCCGGCTTGAACGCAAGAAACGGATTGAAGAGCTGCTGGATATGGTCGGGCTGAACCACGATCATGCTACACGTTATCCGCATGAGTTCTCAGGCGGCCAGCGCCAGCGTATCGGGATTGCCCGCTCCCTTGCGGTTAATCCGAAGTTCATCGTCTGCGATGAGCCGATCTCTGCCCTCGACGTATCTATTCAGGCACAGGTTGTCAACCTGCTTAAAGAGCTTCAGGACCGTCTCGGGCTCACTTATCTTTTCATCGCCCATGACTTGTCCATGGTTAAGCACATCAGTGACCGTGTAGCGGTTATGTACCTGGGCAAAATGGTTGAGCTTGCGGAGAGCGAAGAATTGTATGCTAATCCGATTCATCCATATACGAAATCGCTGCTCTCGGCAATTCCGGAGCCGGATCCGGAAGTTGAAGCGAACAAGAAGCGCATTCATCTGCATGACGAACTGGGCAGCCCGATTTATGCTGCCAATGAGAAAACAAACGACAGCGATTATGAGCTTGTGGAAGTGTCGAAGGGTCATTTCGTCGCGAAGCAATTTGCCTAA
- a CDS encoding cell division protein FtsL gives MAYTRGNLAVQPKRKEEVNPLYREKTKVVTRRKVLPLKEKLLYMLTLATFILVAASLVWRYVHIYDLNMQAQKLDRTIAESKKQISVFQMEKQKLEQTVVDKAKDMGFKTPSADSTIYVPLNSSQATDEAGN, from the coding sequence ATGGCCTATACCCGCGGAAATTTGGCAGTTCAACCTAAGAGAAAAGAAGAGGTAAACCCGCTTTACCGTGAGAAGACGAAAGTTGTCACCAGGCGGAAAGTTCTTCCGCTGAAGGAGAAGCTTCTGTATATGCTGACGCTGGCCACCTTTATTCTGGTCGCTGCCTCTTTAGTCTGGCGTTACGTCCATATTTACGATTTGAACATGCAGGCACAAAAGCTTGACCGTACCATTGCCGAGAGCAAGAAGCAGATTTCCGTCTTTCAGATGGAGAAGCAGAAGCTTGAGCAGACAGTGGTCGATAAGGCGAAGGATATGGGCTTTAAAACTCCGTCTGCCGATTCAACCATATATGTACCTCTGAACAGCAGCCAGGCCACTGACGAAGCCGGCAATTAA
- the rsmH gene encoding 16S rRNA (cytosine(1402)-N(4))-methyltransferase RsmH, producing the protein MFHHITVLKEEATEGLHIKKDGIYVDCTLGGAGHSSLIASKLSGEGRLICLDQDDWALNNAKERLAEYGDKVVTVKTNFRELEQVLKSLPFVPQKDGIPQVDGILFDLGVSSPQFDEGERGFSYNHDAPLDMRMDQSAELTAYEIVNSWPEQRIAQVLFQYGEEKFSRRIARKIVERREERPVENTGELAELIKEGIPAAARRTGGHPAKRSFQGLRIAVNDELGAFEEGLHAAVRCLAPEGRVSVITFHSLEDRICKQIFSGYLSRCTCPPDFPYCVCGSEGTLKLINRKPIVPGEEELELNSRARSAKLRIAEKL; encoded by the coding sequence TTGTTTCACCACATCACGGTGCTTAAGGAAGAAGCGACAGAAGGGCTGCACATCAAGAAGGATGGCATATATGTTGACTGCACGCTCGGAGGAGCCGGACACAGTTCGCTTATTGCGTCCAAGCTTAGCGGCGAGGGCCGGCTGATCTGTCTGGATCAGGATGACTGGGCGCTTAATAATGCCAAAGAAAGACTTGCGGAGTATGGCGACAAGGTGGTTACGGTTAAGACTAACTTCCGCGAGCTGGAGCAGGTGCTGAAGAGCTTGCCGTTTGTTCCACAGAAGGACGGGATTCCCCAGGTGGATGGGATTCTGTTCGATCTGGGCGTATCCTCCCCGCAGTTTGATGAAGGGGAACGGGGCTTCAGCTACAATCACGATGCTCCGCTGGACATGCGGATGGACCAGTCGGCAGAGCTGACGGCATACGAGATCGTTAATAGCTGGCCGGAGCAGAGAATAGCCCAGGTGCTTTTCCAGTACGGGGAAGAGAAGTTCTCCCGGCGGATTGCCCGCAAGATTGTTGAGCGGAGAGAAGAGCGTCCGGTGGAGAATACCGGCGAGCTGGCTGAGCTGATCAAGGAGGGGATTCCTGCAGCTGCACGCAGAACAGGGGGGCATCCCGCCAAACGCAGCTTTCAGGGACTGCGGATAGCAGTGAATGACGAGCTTGGCGCATTTGAAGAAGGGCTGCATGCAGCTGTACGCTGTCTGGCACCTGAAGGAAGGGTATCGGTCATTACCTTCCATTCCCTGGAGGACCGGATCTGTAAGCAGATTTTCAGCGGCTATTTAAGCAGATGCACCTGCCCGCCTGACTTTCCGTACTGCGTGTGCGGTTCCGAAGGCACTTTGAAGCTGATCAACCGCAAGCCTATCGTGCCTGGAGAAGAGGAATTGGAGCTGAATTCACGCGCCCGTTCCGCTAAGCTGCGCATTGCTGAGAAATTGTAA
- the bshC gene encoding bacillithiol biosynthesis cysteine-adding enzyme BshC — MNVVPEPLPGGSALASDFIHQYEAVGHLYGGDFRERESRTMRAAWLDSTASGRADRSAVVSCLRSYNSQHNPHEAVVRSLDLLEQPETLVVTGGQQSGLFTGPLFVVYKAITTIKAAREAAEQLGRQVVPLFWIAGEDHDWDEVNHTYVLNRAGEISRIKLDKSEGPRSSVSTVKVDAESWLEVIQQLDGLLQDSDFKPQIMEFVNAAAQNADNVTAAFAKLMGALFGSSGLILLDSADPALRRLEAPMFAAMIERNDELEAAYLEGAERITSSGYALQADVTPGNANLFYIHEGARLLLHKADGRFADRKAAVSFSREELLELLDSHPERFSNNVLTRPLMQDYVLPVLATVLGQGEMAYWAIPHLAFRVMGGQMPLIIPRMSFTIIEGTLHKHMDKYGLAFTDVRLGLEAKRKEWLTAQDEMKLEEKFEEAKAAFSAMYGPLIEQLGGIQAGLLKLGNSNKDKIIDQISFLQGKALDAMEKQNEAALRQWERIELSLMPLGKLQERVYNIMYYLNRYGPRWLEELMDIPADYSGTHRIIYM, encoded by the coding sequence ATGAATGTTGTGCCAGAACCACTTCCGGGCGGATCAGCGCTCGCAAGTGACTTTATACATCAATATGAAGCTGTGGGACATCTGTATGGCGGAGATTTCCGGGAACGGGAGAGCCGCACTATGCGGGCAGCCTGGCTGGACAGTACAGCAAGCGGGCGGGCAGACCGGTCAGCGGTTGTATCGTGTTTACGCAGCTATAACAGCCAGCATAATCCCCACGAGGCTGTCGTCCGTTCGCTGGACCTGCTTGAGCAGCCTGAGACACTCGTAGTGACCGGCGGCCAGCAGAGCGGACTGTTTACAGGCCCTCTCTTTGTAGTATATAAGGCGATTACTACCATTAAAGCTGCACGGGAAGCTGCTGAGCAGCTGGGACGGCAAGTTGTTCCCCTCTTCTGGATTGCCGGTGAGGATCATGACTGGGATGAGGTTAATCACACATATGTGCTTAACCGGGCGGGCGAAATTTCCCGGATCAAGCTGGATAAGAGCGAAGGACCGCGAAGCTCTGTCAGTACAGTCAAGGTGGATGCAGAAAGCTGGCTTGAGGTGATACAACAGCTGGACGGATTGCTGCAGGACAGTGATTTCAAACCGCAGATTATGGAATTTGTAAATGCAGCTGCACAGAATGCTGATAATGTGACTGCAGCGTTCGCCAAGCTAATGGGCGCACTGTTCGGGTCTTCCGGCTTAATTCTGCTCGATTCGGCAGATCCTGCACTGCGCAGGCTGGAGGCGCCAATGTTCGCTGCAATGATTGAACGGAATGATGAGCTGGAGGCTGCATATCTGGAAGGTGCAGAACGTATTACTTCCAGCGGTTATGCGCTACAGGCGGATGTCACACCGGGGAATGCGAATCTCTTCTATATTCATGAAGGCGCACGCCTGCTGCTTCATAAAGCGGATGGCCGGTTCGCAGACCGCAAGGCAGCCGTATCCTTTTCCAGGGAAGAGCTGCTGGAGTTGCTGGATAGCCATCCTGAACGGTTCAGCAATAATGTGCTGACGCGCCCTTTGATGCAGGATTATGTGCTGCCAGTTCTGGCAACGGTGCTTGGGCAGGGTGAAATGGCCTACTGGGCAATTCCGCATTTGGCCTTCAGGGTGATGGGCGGGCAGATGCCGCTGATCATTCCGCGCATGTCATTTACCATTATAGAAGGAACGCTGCACAAGCATATGGACAAATACGGCCTGGCCTTCACAGATGTGCGCCTTGGCCTGGAGGCTAAACGCAAAGAATGGCTGACCGCACAGGATGAAATGAAGCTGGAGGAAAAATTCGAAGAGGCTAAAGCTGCATTCTCCGCGATGTACGGGCCGCTGATTGAGCAGCTTGGCGGGATTCAGGCCGGACTGCTGAAGCTGGGCAACAGCAACAAGGATAAGATTATAGACCAGATCTCATTTCTGCAGGGCAAAGCCCTGGATGCGATGGAGAAGCAGAATGAGGCGGCGCTGCGCCAGTGGGAACGGATTGAGCTCTCGCTGATGCCGCTTGGTAAACTGCAGGAGCGGGTCTACAATATAATGTATTACCTGAACCGTTACGGCCCCCGGTGGCTGGAAGAGCTGATGGACATACCGGCCGACTACAGCGGAACACACCGCATTATTTATATGTAG
- a CDS encoding ABC transporter permease, which translates to MVRYVANKFFYMLVSLFVLISATFFLMKAIPGDPFTSEKKVPPEIKARLYEQYGLDKPLYHQYFKYLGEIVQGDLGVSMKRLNQDVTHLIGQTFSASLKLGVIAIIVSVIVGVFLGMMAALYHRKFIDSAAMVLAVLGIAVPSFVVASLLQYVFAYKFHMFPVSGFKGPLYYVLPVTALSAQPIAFIARLTRSSMLEVLHADYIKTAKAKGLSWAAILSRHVLRNGILPVVTYMGPMTANIVTGSVVIEQIFGVGGIGKQFVEAIGVRDYTVIMGITIFYGVLLMLARFITDIAYVFVDPRIKLTGGKEG; encoded by the coding sequence ATGGTTCGTTATGTTGCCAATAAGTTTTTCTATATGCTGGTTTCGCTGTTTGTGCTAATTTCAGCGACTTTTTTTCTGATGAAAGCCATTCCGGGGGACCCGTTTACTTCTGAAAAGAAAGTTCCGCCGGAAATAAAAGCGCGTTTATACGAGCAATATGGACTGGACAAGCCGCTCTATCATCAGTATTTCAAGTATTTGGGTGAAATCGTCCAAGGTGATCTGGGTGTATCTATGAAGCGTCTGAACCAGGATGTAACACATCTGATCGGACAAACGTTTTCAGCATCGCTGAAGCTTGGCGTTATTGCAATTATTGTGTCGGTTATTGTCGGTGTCTTTCTCGGCATGATGGCTGCACTTTATCACCGGAAGTTCATCGACAGTGCGGCAATGGTGCTGGCGGTGCTTGGGATTGCAGTACCGAGCTTCGTGGTTGCCTCTCTACTGCAGTATGTGTTCGCCTATAAGTTCCACATGTTCCCCGTTTCCGGGTTTAAAGGCCCGCTGTATTATGTCCTGCCGGTAACCGCACTTTCGGCCCAGCCGATAGCCTTTATAGCGAGGTTAACGCGCTCAAGTATGCTGGAAGTCCTGCATGCGGATTACATTAAGACTGCGAAAGCCAAAGGTCTGAGCTGGGCTGCAATTCTCAGCCGCCACGTCCTCCGTAACGGTATTTTGCCGGTTGTAACCTACATGGGACCTATGACTGCCAATATCGTAACTGGTTCTGTAGTTATTGAGCAGATCTTCGGTGTCGGCGGAATCGGCAAGCAATTCGTTGAAGCCATCGGTGTGCGTGACTATACCGTTATTATGGGGATTACGATCTTCTACGGTGTACTTCTGATGCTTGCCCGCTTCATTACGGATATTGCTTATGTGTTTGTAGATCCTCGTATCAAACTAACGGGCGGAAAGGAGGGCTAA
- a CDS encoding adenosylhomocysteinase gives MNSSKDKSIVADLSLAPEGHLKIDWVRQHMPVLNRIREQFEAEQPFKGLKVSITLHLEAKTAYLAKVVQAGGAEVTITGSNPLSTQDDVCAALVEDGITVFAKYNPTPEEFKELNIKALESKPDLIIDDGGDFATLLHSERPDLMENIRGGAEETTTGIIRLKALQKQGILKFPMVAVNDAYCKYLFDNRYGTGQSAWDGIVRTTNLIVAGKTVVVVGYGWCGKGVAMRAKGLGANVIVTEVDAIKAVEAHMDGFHVMKMTEAAKLGDFFVTVTGNRYVIRGEHYDVMKDGAILCNAGHFDVEVNKPELAERSVSQRTVRKNIEEYQLKDGRKLYLLAEGRLVNLGAADGHPAEIMDTTFALQALSLKYVNDNYKDIGVKVENVPYALDEQVARYKLESLGISIDSLTQAQVDYLDSWNLND, from the coding sequence ATGAATTCATCCAAAGACAAAAGTATTGTCGCCGATCTGTCACTGGCTCCTGAAGGGCATCTCAAAATCGACTGGGTTCGCCAGCATATGCCGGTACTGAACCGTATCCGTGAGCAATTCGAGGCGGAGCAGCCGTTCAAAGGCCTTAAGGTATCGATTACTCTGCACCTGGAAGCCAAGACAGCTTATCTGGCCAAGGTAGTACAGGCAGGCGGGGCAGAGGTTACCATTACGGGCTCGAACCCGCTGTCTACACAGGATGATGTGTGTGCTGCGCTTGTAGAGGACGGGATTACAGTCTTCGCCAAGTACAATCCGACTCCGGAGGAATTCAAGGAGCTGAATATTAAGGCGCTGGAGAGCAAGCCGGACCTCATCATTGATGACGGCGGGGACTTCGCGACACTGCTGCATTCTGAGCGCCCTGACCTGATGGAGAATATCCGCGGCGGTGCGGAAGAAACGACTACCGGCATCATCCGGCTGAAGGCACTGCAGAAGCAGGGGATATTGAAATTCCCGATGGTTGCGGTAAATGACGCCTATTGCAAATATCTGTTCGACAACCGCTATGGTACCGGGCAGTCAGCATGGGACGGTATTGTACGTACAACCAACCTTATCGTGGCCGGCAAAACGGTAGTGGTGGTCGGTTACGGCTGGTGCGGTAAAGGTGTGGCGATGCGGGCCAAAGGCCTGGGCGCTAACGTAATCGTTACTGAAGTGGACGCCATTAAGGCGGTTGAAGCACATATGGACGGCTTCCATGTCATGAAGATGACGGAAGCGGCGAAGCTGGGTGATTTCTTCGTTACCGTCACCGGTAACCGTTATGTGATCCGCGGGGAGCATTACGATGTGATGAAGGATGGCGCAATTCTCTGCAATGCCGGACACTTCGATGTGGAAGTGAACAAGCCGGAGCTTGCCGAGCGCTCAGTCTCACAGCGGACCGTACGCAAGAATATCGAGGAGTATCAGCTGAAGGACGGGCGCAAGCTGTACCTGCTGGCTGAAGGACGGCTGGTAAACCTGGGGGCTGCGGACGGCCACCCGGCAGAGATTATGGATACTACCTTTGCCCTTCAGGCATTATCCCTCAAATATGTGAATGACAATTATAAAGACATCGGAGTCAAGGTAGAAAACGTACCTTATGCCCTTGATGAGCAGGTCGCACGTTATAAGCTGGAGAGTCTCGGTATCTCTATCGACAGCCTGACCCAGGCGCAGGTGGACTATCTCGACAGCTGGAATCTGAACGATTAA
- a CDS encoding ABC transporter ATP-binding protein — MEPILQISDLHVSFFVKGGEVQAVRGMNFEVGAGETVAIVGESGSGKSVTAQSIMRLLPAPLSKVKQGEIVFQGKNLLDLSMKQMESIRGKDIGMIFQDPMTSLNPTIKVGKQITEVLIKHQNMSAAEAKKQATQMLELVGIKNAEARFNQYPHEFSGGMRQRVMIAIALACRPALLIADEPTTALDVTIQAQIMEVMKEMQHKLGTSIILITHDLGVVAGMCDRVIVMYAGEVVETGTSWEIFKNPQHPYTKGLLRSMPRLDQKKGEPLIPIIGTPPDLIKPPVGCPFTARCSEAMHVCERIDPGATEFSETHMARCWSLHSMAKEVQFV; from the coding sequence ATGGAACCCATTCTGCAAATCAGTGATTTGCATGTTTCCTTTTTTGTAAAAGGCGGAGAAGTTCAGGCTGTACGCGGCATGAACTTTGAAGTAGGCGCAGGGGAGACTGTTGCCATTGTCGGTGAATCCGGCAGCGGTAAAAGTGTCACTGCCCAGTCGATTATGCGGCTGCTGCCTGCCCCGCTCTCCAAAGTGAAGCAAGGCGAGATTGTTTTTCAAGGAAAGAATCTGCTGGACCTTAGCATGAAACAAATGGAAAGTATTCGCGGCAAAGATATTGGCATGATATTTCAAGACCCGATGACTTCTTTGAACCCAACTATCAAAGTGGGCAAACAGATAACCGAAGTTTTGATCAAACATCAGAATATGTCAGCGGCCGAAGCGAAGAAGCAAGCTACCCAAATGCTGGAGTTAGTCGGCATCAAAAATGCGGAGGCTCGCTTTAACCAATATCCCCACGAATTCTCCGGCGGAATGCGCCAGCGCGTAATGATTGCTATTGCCTTGGCCTGCCGCCCGGCTCTGCTTATCGCAGACGAGCCGACAACGGCGCTTGACGTAACCATTCAGGCGCAAATTATGGAAGTTATGAAAGAGATGCAGCACAAGCTGGGGACCTCCATCATCCTGATTACACATGATCTCGGAGTGGTTGCCGGCATGTGTGACCGGGTCATCGTAATGTATGCCGGTGAAGTCGTCGAAACGGGTACAAGCTGGGAGATTTTCAAGAATCCCCAGCATCCCTACACCAAAGGTCTTTTGCGGTCGATGCCGCGTCTTGACCAAAAGAAGGGTGAGCCGCTGATTCCGATCATCGGAACTCCCCCGGATCTAATTAAGCCGCCGGTCGGTTGCCCTTTCACAGCACGCTGCAGCGAAGCGATGCATGTCTGTGAAAGGATCGATCCCGGCGCCACAGAATTCAGCGAAACGCATATGGCGCGCTGCTGGAGTCTGCATTCGATGGCCAAGGAGGTGCAGTTCGTTTGA
- the mraZ gene encoding division/cell wall cluster transcriptional repressor MraZ: MFMGEYQHSIDDKGRIIIPAKFRELLGTSFVATRGLDSCLFVYPMEEWGIMEQKLKSLSLMKSDARAFSRFFFSGATECVWDKQGRVNLPGNLRQYAKLDKDCVILGVSNRVEIWNKELWEQYFEQSEESFNEIAEKLVDFNFDL, encoded by the coding sequence ATGTTTATGGGGGAATACCAGCATAGCATTGACGACAAGGGCCGGATTATTATCCCGGCTAAGTTCCGTGAATTGCTCGGAACCTCCTTCGTGGCGACCCGCGGCCTCGACTCCTGCTTATTTGTTTATCCCATGGAAGAATGGGGAATCATGGAGCAAAAGCTAAAAAGCCTTTCACTGATGAAATCGGATGCCCGTGCCTTCAGCCGGTTCTTTTTCTCGGGAGCGACCGAATGTGTATGGGACAAGCAAGGCAGGGTTAATCTGCCGGGGAATTTGCGGCAATATGCCAAGCTGGATAAGGACTGTGTTATTCTAGGCGTTTCGAACCGGGTGGAGATCTGGAACAAGGAGCTTTGGGAGCAGTACTTCGAGCAGTCAGAGGAATCGTTCAACGAAATTGCCGAGAAATTGGTGGATTTCAATTTTGATCTATAA
- a CDS encoding ABC transporter permease has translation MASDKNLVPQHADLKPDDFRKVGIDEKQAEVIQRESLSAWRDSWERLRQNKMAMTALGILGLIVLAALIAPLFSKYNYYSNDLLSTNKPPSSEHWFGTDDLGRDIFVRTWYGARISLIVGLAAAAIDLLIGVIYGGIMGYFGGRVDNIMNKISEILYSIPYLLVVILLLVVLEPSLGTIILALTITGWITMSWIVRGEIMQLKNREFVLASRSMGAGSKRLLFKHLLPNAVGPIIVTITLSVPNAIFAEAFLSFLGLGVQAPVASLGSMINDSLTGWLYYPWRFLFPAILISLTMLSFNIFGDGLRDALDPKLKK, from the coding sequence TTGGCTTCTGACAAAAACTTGGTACCGCAGCATGCGGACCTGAAACCGGATGATTTCCGTAAGGTTGGAATTGATGAGAAACAGGCTGAAGTCATTCAGCGTGAAAGCCTGTCGGCTTGGCGTGATTCCTGGGAGCGTCTGCGCCAGAATAAAATGGCAATGACTGCACTGGGTATTCTCGGGCTGATTGTACTTGCAGCGCTGATCGCTCCACTGTTCTCAAAGTACAATTACTATTCTAATGATTTGCTCAGCACCAATAAGCCTCCTTCATCCGAGCACTGGTTCGGTACCGATGATCTCGGACGCGATATTTTTGTCCGTACCTGGTACGGGGCACGCATCTCGCTGATTGTTGGTCTTGCTGCGGCGGCGATTGACCTTTTGATCGGGGTTATCTATGGCGGTATCATGGGCTACTTCGGCGGACGTGTAGACAATATCATGAATAAAATTTCAGAAATTCTGTACTCCATTCCTTACCTGCTGGTTGTTATCCTGCTCCTGGTTGTACTTGAACCGAGCCTCGGGACAATTATCCTGGCACTGACGATAACGGGCTGGATCACCATGTCCTGGATTGTCCGCGGGGAGATCATGCAGCTGAAGAACCGTGAGTTCGTTCTGGCTTCCCGTTCCATGGGTGCAGGCTCCAAGAGACTGCTGTTCAAGCATCTTTTGCCGAATGCTGTCGGCCCAATTATCGTAACGATTACGCTGTCTGTACCAAATGCCATCTTTGCTGAAGCATTCCTGAGCTTCCTCGGACTTGGTGTACAGGCTCCTGTAGCTTCACTCGGATCGATGATCAATGACTCACTGACCGGCTGGCTGTATTATCCGTGGCGCTTCCTGTTCCCGGCTATTCTGATCAGCTTGACCATGCTTTCCTTTAATATTTTTGGTGACGGTCTTCGTGATGCACTGGATCCTAAGCTGAAGAAATAG